TCGTGACCGTCGACGACGTCGCGGCGAACGGGTCCAAGGACGCGACCACCCGCAGCAACCGCGGTCTCACCGGCGACGTCGACGCCACCGTCGCCCGCGCCGTGCGGCACTGACGGCCGTGCTCCGCAACGGCGTCACGGCCACCTCGGCCGACCGTGCCGCGCGCGGACGGGCGGCCCGCAAGCGCGTCTCCCGCTCCGCGCACGGCAGCTGGATCCCCGCCGCCGACCGCCCCGATCCCGTCGGCGTCCTGCAACGGCAGGGCAGGGACCGGCTCCAGGAACTGCTCCCCATCCGGTACGGGCGGATGGCCGCGTCACCGTTCGCGTTCCTGCGCGGAGCCGCCGCCGTCATGGCCGCCGACCTGGCCGCCCAGCCGCACACCGGGCTCACCGTCCAACTGTGCGGCGACGCCCACCTGCTGAACTTCGGCCTCTACGCCTCCCCGGAACGCTCGCTGCTCTTCGACCTCAACGACTTCGACGAGACGTTCCCCGGCCCCTTCGAGTGGGACGTCAAGCGGCTCGCGGCCAGCGTCGCCGTCGCCGCCCGCGAGAACGGGCACAAGGAGGAGCACGTCTTCGCCGCGGCACGGGCCGCCGCCGGGCACTACCGCGAGACGATGCGGCGGCTCGCCCGGCAGGGCGAGCTGACCGTCTGGTACCAGCACATCGACGCCGACCTGCTGCTGCCGCTGGTCCGCTCCGGACGCCGACGCCGGCGCGCCGAGGCGACCCTCACCCGGGCCCGCCGCCGCACCAGCCTGCACGCCCTCGGCAAACTCACCGAGACCGTCGACGGACGCCCCCGCATCGTCCACGACCCGCCCCTGCTGGAACCGGCCGGCACCCTCGACATGGCCACGCTCCGCAAGATCTTCAGCGACTACCGGTCCACGCTCACGGAGGAACGCCGCCTCCTCCTCGACCGGTACCGCTTCGTCGACGCCGCCCGCAAGGTGGTCGGCGTGGGCAGCGTCGGCACCCGCTGCTTCATCGTGCTGCTCGCCGGGCGCGACGCCGACGACCCGCTGTTCCTGCAGATCAAGCAGGCCGGACGCTCCGTACTGGAAGAGCACCTGCCGACCGGCCCGTACCTCCACCCCGGACGCCGCGTCGTCGCCGGGCAGCGGCTGATGCAGGCCGCCGGCGACATCTTCCTCGGCTGGACGACCGGACCCGAGGGGCGCGCGTTCTACTGGCGCCAGCTGCGCGACATGAAGGGCTCCGCGGACATCGCCGGCATGGACCCCGGTGAGCTGCGCGGATACGCCGGACTGTGCGGCACGGCGCTGGCCCGCGCGCACGCCCGCTCGGGCGACCGCATCGCCATCGCCGCCTACCTCGGCGGCGCCGACACCTTCGACCGCTCCCTCGCGCACTTCGCGCTGCGGTACGCCGACCGCACCACCGCCGATCACACGGCACTCGGCGCGGCGGTGACGGCGGGCGTCGTCCCGGCGACCCCCGGTGTGTGACGGACCGCGTCCCACCGCCCTTCCCCGTCCCACGGCCGTCCTCCCGCGTCGCTCCGCCGTCCTGAATCCGAGGTCCGCGGGGGTTCGCCGCCGTCGGCGACCCCGATACGGCGCTACGCTCCGTGTATGAGGGCTGAAGCGTCCACTCCGGAGCAGTACGCCGTCGTGGCGGTCGCCTCCTCCGCGGGCGGCATCTACGCGCTCATCGAACTCCTGGGCGGTCTCGGCGCCGATTTCCCGGTGCCGGTCCTGGTCGTCCAGCACCTCGACCGCCGGCACCGCACGGTGATCGCCGACGTGCTCTCCCGGCGCACGGAACTCGCGGTCAAGCTCGCGGAGGCCGACGAACGGATCGAGGCGGGCACGGTCTACATCGCCCCGCCCGACCGTCATCTGCTGGCCGGCCCCGAGGGAGTCCTGAGCCTGTCGAACAGCGAACTCGTCCATTTCGTCCGTCCCTCGGCCGATCTGCTCTTCGAGTCGCTCGCGGGCGCGTACGGCGACCGGGCGATCGTCTGCGTGCTCACCGGATCGGGTGGTGACGGTGCGATGGGGGTGGACGCCGTGAAGTCGCGCGGCGGCACCGTCATCGCGCAGGATCCGGCGAGCGCGCAGTTCCGGGGGATGCCGGAGGCGGCCGTGGCCACGGGCGCGGTGGATTTCATCCTGCCGCTCGGCGAGATCGCCGAGCTGATCCGGGGTCTGGTCGGAAACGACAAGAAGTGAATGACGAAACGTGAATGAGGAAGTCATGGCTGACGGGCGCGACGTCGAGACCGACGACGAACTGGAGGAACTTCTCGGCTTCCTGCGGGACGCGCGCGGATTCGACTTCACCGGGTACAAGCGGTCGACGCTGGGCCGCCGCATCCGCAAGCGGATGGCCGACGCCCAGGTCACGTCGTACGCCGACTACCGCGACCGGCTGGAGACGGACGCCGACGAGTTCGGTGCCCTCTTCAACACCATCCTGATCAACGTCACCTCGGTCTTCCGCGACCCCGACGCCTGGACCTTCCTCCAGAACGAGGTGGTGCCCGAGGTGCTCGCCCAGCTCGGGGACGACGAGGAGATCCGGGTGTGGAGCGCGGGGTGCTCCAGCGGGGAGGAGGCCTACTCGCTGGCGATCATGTTCGCCGAGACCCTCGGCGTGGACGAGGCACTCAATCGGGTGAAGATCTACGGCACCGACGTCGACGAGGAGGCGCTCCGGGAGGCCCGGGCCGGGCTCTACCCGGCGAAGGCCCTCGAACCTCTCGCGCCCGAGCTGCGCGACAAGTACTTCGAGGCGAACGGCGCCCGGTTCAGCTTCCGCAGCGACCTGCGCCGCCGGGTCATCTTCGGCCGCCACGACATCACCCGCGACGCCCCGATCTCCCGCCTCGACCTCCTCGTCTGCCGCAACACGCTCATGTACTTCAACGTCGAGGCGCAGACCCAGATCGTCGACCGCTTCCACTTCGCGCTGCGCGAGAGCGGCTTCCTCTTCCTCGGCAAGGCCGAGCTGCTCCTGAACGACGCCGACCGCTTCGACGTGGTCAGCATGCGCCAGCGGATCTTCCGCCGCCGCCCCGGGAGCCAGCCCACGCCCTACCAGCCGACCGGCGTGAAGATCAGGCCCGGCTCCGCCACCGAGGTGAAGACGGTGGCCCGCACCCGGCAGGTCCGCGATCTCGTCGTCGACGGCACACCGACCCCCATGCTCGCCGTCGACGCCGACGGCATCGTCGTCCTCGTCAACAGCCAGGCCCGGACCCAGTTCGGACTCACGGCCGGAGACCTCGGCCGCCCCTTCCAGGACCTGGAGATCTCCTACCGACCCCTGGAACTGCGCTCGTTGATC
The window above is part of the Streptomyces sp. NBC_01428 genome. Proteins encoded here:
- a CDS encoding DUF2252 domain-containing protein translates to MLRNGVTATSADRAARGRAARKRVSRSAHGSWIPAADRPDPVGVLQRQGRDRLQELLPIRYGRMAASPFAFLRGAAAVMAADLAAQPHTGLTVQLCGDAHLLNFGLYASPERSLLFDLNDFDETFPGPFEWDVKRLAASVAVAARENGHKEEHVFAAARAAAGHYRETMRRLARQGELTVWYQHIDADLLLPLVRSGRRRRRAEATLTRARRRTSLHALGKLTETVDGRPRIVHDPPLLEPAGTLDMATLRKIFSDYRSTLTEERRLLLDRYRFVDAARKVVGVGSVGTRCFIVLLAGRDADDPLFLQIKQAGRSVLEEHLPTGPYLHPGRRVVAGQRLMQAAGDIFLGWTTGPEGRAFYWRQLRDMKGSADIAGMDPGELRGYAGLCGTALARAHARSGDRIAIAAYLGGADTFDRSLAHFALRYADRTTADHTALGAAVTAGVVPATPGV
- a CDS encoding chemotaxis protein CheB, with amino-acid sequence MRAEASTPEQYAVVAVASSAGGIYALIELLGGLGADFPVPVLVVQHLDRRHRTVIADVLSRRTELAVKLAEADERIEAGTVYIAPPDRHLLAGPEGVLSLSNSELVHFVRPSADLLFESLAGAYGDRAIVCVLTGSGGDGAMGVDAVKSRGGTVIAQDPASAQFRGMPEAAVATGAVDFILPLGEIAELIRGLVGNDKK
- a CDS encoding CheR family methyltransferase, yielding MADGRDVETDDELEELLGFLRDARGFDFTGYKRSTLGRRIRKRMADAQVTSYADYRDRLETDADEFGALFNTILINVTSVFRDPDAWTFLQNEVVPEVLAQLGDDEEIRVWSAGCSSGEEAYSLAIMFAETLGVDEALNRVKIYGTDVDEEALREARAGLYPAKALEPLAPELRDKYFEANGARFSFRSDLRRRVIFGRHDITRDAPISRLDLLVCRNTLMYFNVEAQTQIVDRFHFALRESGFLFLGKAELLLNDADRFDVVSMRQRIFRRRPGSQPTPYQPTGVKIRPGSATEVKTVARTRQVRDLVVDGTPTPMLAVDADGIVVLVNSQARTQFGLTAGDLGRPFQDLEISYRPLELRSLIEQATNERRSLRINGTERRVGEEHQYYDILIQPLMSPGSPPVATSITFTDVTVATQLKAEVKRVREDLETAYEELQSTNEELETTNEELQSSIEELETTNEELQSTNEELETTNEELQSGNEELETMNEELRVRTEELDAARLFLEGILSSVGAGVVVLDRELKVTSWNSGAVDLWGLRGDEAIGQPFFSLDFGLPTDSLRAVVNECLDTGRRDTPRYVSAVSRLGKSLRCAVLTSPFDGDGGGVVMLMEESSGDSSARS